One region of Candidatus Eisenbacteria bacterium genomic DNA includes:
- a CDS encoding PIG-L family deacetylase, whose amino-acid sequence MFLPNLRLWGRIALFALVGAMLASGNASAKNIMVFAPHPDDEILMTAGIIADGISRADTVTIVVMTNGDFRGVTMGYTRQQESIAALAYLGLNDQKVVFLGYGDGHTLDIYTSTSDTAVFTSPAGQTQTYGDQGLGHMDYHRYRTGSSASYTKANIRSDVEAILQAVHPRDVYITSIYDDHPDHRATGSFVTDAVAKLRRLGTGSVQRIHEGIVHAPCEYCDSNYHWPMPSFTPTTLYSKPPYLDSYTPLVWTQAENIPVPPAMQSTSTSTNTKYQAISRHATQASDFLYAFVKANEFFWVDDVLNNIALTATATASSSFTPSDAPAAIDGFVDGDTRDRGKEWASQGEPNANLTLTWGSPVSVARVTLHDRTNTTDNVTSGTLSFSDGSNIAVGALPEGGQPLSFTFSPKSVTWVRFTVNGYQGTAPGLAEIEVFTPAGAAPPNNAPAITSGPTATPSQINDAQTSTLSVNVTDADGDPLTYVWSSSGGTISGSGPSVTFTPPTVLSTTTYSIHVVVRDPNDGSTFGNTTVLVSPSAINFALSSSVTVSSENAGTGQFGIKAIDGVIDGYQGAQGDVTKEWATVNETAGAFIRLAWSQPPMVGTIALYDRPNLNEHITAGTLTFSDGTSIPVGSLPNDGTGLAVSFSPKQISWVQFRVDAATGQNIGLAELQAFGSDPDPNNRAPQIASGPIANPTSINDGQTSALTVSATDPDGDFLTYSWGSSGGSVSGNGTNAIFSPPIVSAVTSFTVSVSVFDGRGGSASGYTSVSVTPASNLAFSSSVTVSSENAGTGQFGIKAIDGFIDGYPSGDYGHEWATLGELVGAWIRLTWAQPRSVISVKLYDRPNLNDHIQSGTLTFSDGSSVPVGSLPNDGTGLLVTFPIKQITWVQLSADAAVGQNIGLAEFQVFGPTNAAPQITAGPTASPDSISDLQTSTISATASDPDGDPLTYAWTAGWGSITGSGASVTFTPPAVATTTTISISLTVSDGKGGTATGGTPVKVSRQHNAAPQITAGPSASPDSVTDIQTSTLSVTATDPDGDALIYTWTPSGGAISGSGASATF is encoded by the coding sequence ATGTTTTTACCTAATCTGCGTCTTTGGGGTCGCATCGCTCTATTTGCGCTCGTCGGCGCGATGCTCGCCAGCGGGAACGCATCCGCGAAGAACATCATGGTCTTCGCCCCCCACCCCGACGATGAAATCCTGATGACGGCCGGGATCATCGCGGACGGGATCAGCCGCGCCGACACCGTGACGATCGTGGTCATGACGAACGGCGATTTCCGCGGCGTCACGATGGGGTACACCAGGCAGCAAGAGTCGATCGCGGCCTTGGCCTATCTCGGGTTGAACGACCAGAAGGTCGTGTTCCTGGGCTACGGCGACGGTCACACTCTCGACATCTATACGAGCACGTCGGATACCGCCGTTTTCACGTCTCCCGCCGGGCAGACCCAAACCTACGGCGACCAGGGTCTCGGGCACATGGACTATCACCGGTACAGAACCGGCTCGTCCGCCTCCTATACCAAGGCAAACATCCGCTCCGACGTCGAAGCGATTCTCCAGGCGGTCCACCCCCGCGACGTCTATATCACGAGCATCTATGACGATCACCCGGACCACCGGGCGACCGGCTCTTTCGTGACAGACGCCGTCGCGAAGCTGAGGCGCCTCGGAACCGGGTCGGTTCAGCGGATTCACGAAGGCATCGTGCACGCTCCGTGCGAGTACTGCGACTCGAACTACCATTGGCCCATGCCGTCGTTCACGCCGACGACGCTCTATTCCAAACCACCCTATCTAGATTCCTATACGCCGCTCGTATGGACGCAGGCCGAAAATATCCCGGTCCCTCCGGCGATGCAGAGCACGAGCACGTCGACGAACACGAAGTACCAGGCGATCAGCCGCCACGCTACGCAGGCGAGCGACTTCCTGTACGCGTTCGTCAAGGCGAACGAGTTCTTCTGGGTCGATGACGTACTCAACAACATTGCGCTCACCGCCACGGCGACCGCGTCCTCGTCCTTCACTCCGTCGGACGCTCCTGCGGCGATCGACGGTTTTGTCGACGGCGACACGCGCGACCGCGGTAAGGAGTGGGCCAGCCAAGGGGAGCCCAACGCCAATCTCACGCTCACCTGGGGGAGCCCCGTTTCGGTCGCCCGGGTCACGCTCCACGATCGCACCAATACGACAGACAACGTCACGTCGGGTACGCTGTCGTTCAGCGACGGCTCCAACATAGCCGTCGGCGCGCTCCCTGAGGGCGGGCAGCCACTCTCGTTTACGTTCTCGCCGAAGTCGGTGACCTGGGTCCGGTTCACGGTGAACGGCTACCAGGGCACGGCGCCCGGATTGGCCGAGATCGAGGTCTTCACGCCGGCCGGGGCGGCCCCTCCGAACAACGCTCCGGCGATCACGTCGGGGCCAACGGCGACGCCCTCTCAGATCAACGACGCGCAAACGAGCACCCTTTCCGTCAACGTCACGGACGCGGACGGCGATCCTTTGACCTACGTCTGGTCTTCGAGCGGCGGAACCATTTCGGGCAGCGGACCGTCGGTGACCTTCACGCCGCCGACAGTGCTCTCGACGACGACCTATTCCATTCACGTGGTCGTACGCGATCCCAATGATGGCAGCACGTTCGGAAATACCACCGTCCTCGTTTCCCCGAGCGCCATCAACTTCGCGCTCTCGTCCAGCGTCACGGTCTCCTCCGAGAACGCGGGGACGGGGCAGTTTGGGATCAAGGCGATCGATGGGGTCATCGACGGGTACCAAGGGGCTCAGGGGGATGTCACCAAGGAATGGGCCACCGTGAACGAGACCGCGGGGGCGTTCATCCGGCTGGCGTGGTCCCAACCTCCCATGGTCGGCACGATCGCGCTGTACGATCGCCCGAACCTGAACGAGCACATTACCGCGGGGACGCTGACCTTCAGCGATGGGACCAGCATTCCGGTTGGCTCGCTCCCGAACGACGGAACGGGGCTCGCCGTATCGTTCTCGCCCAAGCAGATTTCGTGGGTTCAGTTCCGCGTCGATGCGGCCACGGGACAGAACATCGGCCTCGCGGAGCTTCAGGCATTCGGATCCGACCCAGATCCGAATAACAGGGCGCCACAGATCGCGTCGGGACCGATCGCGAACCCCACATCGATCAACGATGGGCAGACGAGCGCGCTCACCGTCAGCGCCACCGACCCGGACGGCGACTTCCTGACTTACTCCTGGGGCAGCTCCGGCGGCAGTGTCTCCGGGAACGGGACCAACGCCATCTTCTCGCCACCCATTGTCTCTGCCGTCACTTCGTTCACAGTCTCGGTGTCTGTGTTCGACGGTCGAGGAGGGAGTGCTTCGGGGTACACATCCGTTTCCGTGACCCCTGCCTCCAACCTAGCCTTTAGCTCAAGCGTGACCGTCTCCTCCGAGAACGCGGGGACGGGGCAGTTTGGGATCAAGGCCATCGACGGGTTCATCGACGGTTACCCTTCGGGCGATTATGGACACGAGTGGGCGACGCTGGGTGAGCTCGTCGGGGCGTGGATCCGATTGACCTGGGCCCAGCCTCGGAGCGTCATTTCGGTGAAGCTCTACGATCGACCGAATCTGAACGACCACATTCAATCGGGAACGCTCACGTTCAGCGACGGCTCGAGCGTGCCGGTCGGCTCGCTGCCCAACGACGGCACGGGGCTCCTTGTAACGTTTCCCATAAAGCAGATCACCTGGGTCCAGCTCAGCGCCGATGCCGCCGTGGGGCAAAATATTGGTCTCGCGGAATTCCAGGTATTTGGCCCAACCAACGCGGCCCCACAGATCACCGCGGGACCGACCGCGAGCCCGGATTCGATCTCCGACCTCCAGACCAGCACGATCAGCGCGACCGCCTCCGACCCGGACGGCGACCCGCTGACCTATGCCTGGACGGCGGGCTGGGGATCGATCACGGGAAGCGGCGCCAGCGTCACCTTCACGCCTCCTGCGGTCGCCACCACGACGACAATCTCGATCTCCCTCACGGTGAGTGACGGGAAGGGGGGAACTGCGACTGGCGGGACGCCGGTCAAGGTTTCGCGGCAACACAACGCCGCGCCCCAGATCACGGCCGGGCCGTCCGCGAGCCCGGACTCGGTCACGGACATCCAGACCAGCACCCTCAGCGTCACGGCGACGGATCCGGACGGCGATGCGCTCATCTATACCTGGACGCCGAGTGGCGGGGCAATCTCGGGAAGCGGCGCCAGCGCGACGTTTA